The nucleotide sequence cctacaataccaataataaaaatgctagattaatgagaaggatcatagtgctacatgtgaataagagaaaatatctatcaatcggagaaaaaaagaaatgagaattcacataacattattccaacaatctataacggaaaatctttcatttcattaatttccaatatttttagcatccgaagtgttttaaactccatagcaggaaagctaaaagaaacaagataaataaagataaaagaccataatgcaaagggagaagaaaagcatgtaatcaataccaacaaagtattttgttatgtaacaaacactgctttaaagttaatgaactTGCTActagtgatatataaatgataaccctaaaaataatcaatggtctagattaaattagatcaatctaatggtcataattaaataaaactaaaactaaaaataatattaatatatatttaatatatatgtcggtaatcgggaaatttaccgattttgaactttgcttaccgttaccattaccgaaatcatcggtaaatttaccgtaccgaacaattgataacggtataccaatcttttgctattttcggtaaccaattcgtcggtaatgatataccaatggataatttaccataccaataacaACCCTATTTCATTTGCACAGAAATGGAGAGTGGCAAGACCGCGAGAAGCCAAGCAAAACATCGCCTAAAAGAGTAAAAGGACGAAATGGcgggaagttttttttttccccattttatgtgttttttttaagtAAAGTGGAAATTAGTAAATCCGATTACacattgaaaaggaaaaaaaaatccgaaAACTCCATGCAATCTACATTGCAGCTAATAAAGCTGAAGACAAAAATGGGAAGATTGCATTCTACATTGCAGCTAATCTTTCCTTGCTGGTAAATGTAATACTTGACCAGCATCATTAGGATTAGCAAAAGCTGAAGGAATTAGAACAAAAATATGCTATCAAAAgtataaatttcattgaaaaaaataaatcctaAAACTCCATTACAGCTGCATTCTGCAACATTTTATGGAAGAACAATAATTGAGTGTAATTCAAACTCTAAATTTAAAGGCAAAACAAGTATAATAACAGTAACTAATTAGGAATTCCTGAAAGCAATATAAACCAATGATGAGCAAAAGCAGCTAGTCATATAGCtggtcttcatcttcatcttcatcttcatcaccaGCAGCAGAAGATGTAAAGTAGTTCAAACCTTTGGGCACTGTTTCCGCGTTGGAGAATTTGGAATCATCCCTAAAATCTCTGGATTGCTGTAAAGTTTGAGCAAAGGCCTCGTATTTAATGATATCAAGATCACTGACACTCCTCCTGGCATATTTCATGGCTTCTTCAAAGTGGCATGCCATAATCTCTGCCACGTCATCCTCCACAACATTGATATCTTCCTCCATTGATTTGGAACACTCACTCTtactcctcttcttctccaggTCCTTCTCAATATCCTCACGGATGGCATATTTACATGCTCGTTGGCAGATTTCCGTTATGTCAGCACCACTAAAGCCTTCAGTCAGCTTGGCAATAACTGATAGATCAACATTCTTCGAAACAGGAGATTTTCTAAGGCATGATTTGAAAATCTGCACGCGTGACCTCTCGTCTGGCAGAGGAATGTATATGAGTTGATCAAGACGACCTGGACGTAGAAGCGCGGGGTCTAGAATGTCAGGCCTGTTTGTAGCACCAATCACAAAGACAGTTTTCTTTGCTGACAAACCGTCCATTTCAGTTAAAAGTTGATTCAAGACTCTATCAGCAGCACCACCAGCATCTCCAACACTACTTCCCCTCTGAATGGCAATGGAGTCAAGCTCATCAAAGAATAGAACACAAGGTGAAGATTGGCGTGCCTTGTCAAAAACGTCTCTCACATTCGATTCACTCTCTCCAAACCACATAGTGAGCAGTTCAGGACCCTTGATACTAATGAAGTTTGCTTGACATTCGTTTGCAATAGCCTTGGCCATAAGAGTTTTGCCACAACCGGGAGGACCGTAGAACAGCACTCCCCGAGAAGGTGACATTCCAAACTTCTCAAATTTCTCTGGGTGCTCCACCGGATACGATACTGTTTCCTGGACCTCCTTCTTAACTTGCTCAAGCCCACCAATGTCTTCCCAGCTTGTGTTGGGTACTTCCACAATTGTTTCTCGTAGAGCTGAAGGATTGCTGTTTCCAAGACTAGCCTTGAAGTCCTCATTGGTGACAaccatggaattgagaatttcaGCATCAATGGTGTCATCGTCCAGATCGATCACATCCATCTTCTCCCTTATGCATTGTAATCCAGCTTCAGTGCAGAGAGCAGCAAGATCAGCACCAACATACCCATGTGTATCTTTTGCTACTCTCTCCAAGTTAACATCATCTGAGAGCTTCATCTTCTTGGAATGCACTCGAAGAACCTCAAGCCTCCCAACTTCATCTGGAACACCAATATCAATTTCCCTATCGAACCTCCCAAACCTCCTCAATGCAGGATCAATACTATTTGGCCTATTCGTAGCAGCAATAACAATCACATGAGCACGAGATTTGATACCATCCATGAGCGTCAAGAGCTGCGAAACAATCCTCCTTTCTATCTCCCCACCAGTCTTGTCGCGCTTAGGAGCAATCGAGTCAATCTCGTCCATAAATATAATCGCCGGAGCATTCTTCTCGGCTTCTTCAAAAGCCTTCCTGAGATTCCCCTCGCTCTCACCAGCCATCTTAGACATAATCTCAGGACCATTGATACAAATAAAGAAAGCCCCAGTTTCATTAGCAATAGCCCTTGCAATCAAAGTCTTCCCAGTACCAGGAGGACCATAAAGAAGAATCCCTTTTGGTGGCTTAATTCCAATAGCCTTAAAAAGCTGTGGATGCCTTAAAGGCAACTCCACCAACTCTCTAATCTGAGCCAATTGCTTCCTAACACCACCAATATCATCATAACCAATACCATCCAAACTCTCCTCATCTTCCCTCTTCACAGGCTCCCCTTCACAAAATATCTCAGTATCAGTACTAACCACACAGTACTCATCAGGATCAGTGTGCATAACCTTAAACTCCACGGCACGCATTGCCCCTCTCACAAGAAACAAATCACCCTTCCTCACCGGACGATATGTATCAAGAAAATAAGGCTTTAAATAAGCATCAAACAAATTCCCAGTAATTCCTTCAATTGTATCCTCCAATGGCAGAATATGAACCCTCTTCCCATACTTAATATTAGGGCAAATATGAACTGAAACCACATCCCCAAGCCTCACCCTCAAATTCGACCTCACAACCCTATTCATCCTTACCTTGAAATCCTCGCAGGATTCGTCGGCATTAACATTGCAGAGGgtatctctcttcttcttacCTTTGATCAGAACCGTGTCGCCGATGAACATCTGGAGGGTCTCCATGGTTGTGGGGTGCACAGAAACCATAGAATTGTCATCTTCTAAGGATTCCTCCACAACGAGTCTGTTGGGGGATCTCTTCTTTCCGTTGCTCATGTTGTTGTCGTCGTTGTTGCCCCgatttctcttcttgtttgAAAAAGTAGAAACTTTTCCGTGCTCACTCATAATAACAGAGTAGCATAGCAGAGTTTTTGCTTTTCGTAGATGCTCTGCCATTGTGTGGGAGCTTGTGTATTTATATGCGAACGAAATTGATTCCTACTTCCATTATCATTCGGATTTCCTAACACCAGAACCAATTTGGAATTCCTTATTTTGGGA is from Tripterygium wilfordii isolate XIE 37 chromosome 14, ASM1340144v1, whole genome shotgun sequence and encodes:
- the LOC120014822 gene encoding cell division cycle protein 48 homolog, which codes for MAEHLRKAKTLLCYSVIMSEHGKVSTFSNKKRNRGNNDDNNMSNGKKRSPNRLVVEESLEDDNSMVSVHPTTMETLQMFIGDTVLIKGKKKRDTLCNVNADESCEDFKVRMNRVVRSNLRVRLGDVVSVHICPNIKYGKRVHILPLEDTIEGITGNLFDAYLKPYFLDTYRPVRKGDLFLVRGAMRAVEFKVMHTDPDEYCVVSTDTEIFCEGEPVKREDEESLDGIGYDDIGGVRKQLAQIRELVELPLRHPQLFKAIGIKPPKGILLYGPPGTGKTLIARAIANETGAFFICINGPEIMSKMAGESEGNLRKAFEEAEKNAPAIIFMDEIDSIAPKRDKTGGEIERRIVSQLLTLMDGIKSRAHVIVIAATNRPNSIDPALRRFGRFDREIDIGVPDEVGRLEVLRVHSKKMKLSDDVNLERVAKDTHGYVGADLAALCTEAGLQCIREKMDVIDLDDDTIDAEILNSMVVTNEDFKASLGNSNPSALRETIVEVPNTSWEDIGGLEQVKKEVQETVSYPVEHPEKFEKFGMSPSRGVLFYGPPGCGKTLMAKAIANECQANFISIKGPELLTMWFGESESNVRDVFDKARQSSPCVLFFDELDSIAIQRGSSVGDAGGAADRVLNQLLTEMDGLSAKKTVFVIGATNRPDILDPALLRPGRLDQLIYIPLPDERSRVQIFKSCLRKSPVSKNVDLSVIAKLTEGFSGADITEICQRACKYAIREDIEKDLEKKRSKSECSKSMEEDINVVEDDVAEIMACHFEEAMKYARRSVSDLDIIKYEAFAQTLQQSRDFRDDSKFSNAETVPKGLNYFTSSAAGDEDEDEDEDQLYD